In the Phaseolus vulgaris cultivar G19833 chromosome 7, P. vulgaris v2.0, whole genome shotgun sequence genome, one interval contains:
- the LOC137828898 gene encoding ADP-ribosylation factor-like protein 8b isoform X1 has protein sequence MGLRIWGAFVNWLRSLFFKQEMELSLVGLQDAGKTSLINVIATGGYSEEMIPTVGFNMKKITKGNVTIKLWDLGGQPRFRSMWERYCRAVSAIVYVVDAADYENLPVSRIELHDLLSKPSLDGIPILILGNKIDKPGALSKQGLTDQMGLKSITDREVCCFMISCKNSTSIDTVVDWLVKNSKSIN, from the exons ATGGGGTTGCGGATATGGGGAGCCTTCGTCAATTGGTTACGCAG TCTCTTTTTCAAGCAAGAAATGGAGTTATCTCTGGTTGGTCTTCAGGATGCGGGGAAAACGTCACTAATAAATGTCATTGCA ACTGGTGGATATAGTGAAGAGATGATTCCCACG GTAGGATTTAATATGAAAAAGATAACTAAAGGGAATGTGACAATAAAGTTATGGGACCTTGGAGGTCAACCAAGGTTTCGCAGTATGTGGGAGAGATATTGTCGTGCTGTTTCAGCAATTGT TTATGTTGTTGATGCAGCTGATTATGAAAATTTACCTGTCTCTAGAATTGAACTTCATGACTTGTTAAGCAAACCTTCTTTAGATGGGATTCCCATTCTAATTTTGGGTAATAAGATTGACAAACCTGGAGCATTGTCCAAGCAAGGCCTCACAGATCAGAT GGGACTGAAATCCATCACTGATAGAGAAGTTTGTTGCTTCATGATCTCCTGTAAAAACTCTACCAGCATTGATACAGTTGTTGATTGGCTTGTAAAAAATTCTAAATCAATAAACTGA
- the LOC137828883 gene encoding endo-1,4-beta-xylanase 5-like translates to MKVCAEGCNSLFITIFLLLISGYGVHSLSYHYSATTDCIAEAERAEYGGGIIVNPGFDENIEGWRVSGKGSIKEGISNEGNRFIVAHNREQPLDSFSQKLQLRKGVLYTFSGWFQVSEGSDTVSVMFRAKGNELIRGGEVMAKHGCWTLLKGGITANFSSTVEILFESKNSSVEIWADNISLQPFTKKQWRSLQDASIEKVRMKKVRFQVTDENGTALNGAKVITKGAKLNFPFGCGMNHFILTSKDYQNWFASRFKITTFTNEMKWYSTERIQGQEDYSIADAMLTFAKEKGISVRGHNILWDDEKYLPQWIKTLSPEDLKKAAAKRTRSVVSRYKGQVIAWDVMNENLHFHFFEDNLGQNASAKAYAATFALDPGTQMFLNEFNTIEYSGDKIGSPVKYIQKVKEIRSFPGVAGMSLAIGLQGHFAVGQPNLAYMRSSLDLLATTGLPIWLTEVNVDPQPSQAEYLEQVLREAYSHPAVAGIIMFAGPAQAGFMQSSLADENFRNTPSGDVVDKLIKDWGTGPNVATADGRGIVDISLHHGDYDVTVIHPLFHSPRKLNLSVNRDFSLETIDVKMH, encoded by the exons ATGAAGGTTTGTGCAGAAGGCTGCAACTCGTTGTTCATCACCATTTTCCTTTTACTAATCTCAG GCTACGGCGTCCATTCTTTGTCTTACCATTATTCTGCTACTACAGAT TGCATAGCAGAAGCTGAGAGAGCAGAATATGGAGGAGGCATTATAGTAAACCCAGGATTTGATGAAAACATAGAGGGTTGGAGAGTGTCTGGAAAAGGGTCCATCAAAGAAGGAATATCCAATGAAGGAAACAGATTCATTGTTGCTCACAACAGAGAACAACCGTTGGATAGTTTCTCTCAGAAGCTCCAACTCAGGAAAGGAGTGCTATACACCTTTTCTG GTTGGTTTCAGGTGAGTGAAGGAAGTGACACGGTGTCAGTGATGTTCAGAGCAAAAGGAAATGAACTGATACGAGGTGGCGAAGTGATGGCAAAGCATGGATGCTGGACCCTTCTAAAAGGCGGCATAACTGCAAACTTTTCAAGCACTGTGGAGATTCTTTTTGAG AGCAAGAATTCAAGTGTGGAAATATGGGCTGACAATATTTCCTTACAACCATTCACTAAAAAGCAGTGGAGATCACTACAAGATGCCAGCATTGAGAAG GTACGTATGAAGAAGGTTAGATTCCAGGTAACCGATGAAAATGGAACAGCATTGAATGGAGCTAAAGTCATCACAAAAGGAGCAAAGTTGAACTTTCCATTTGGATGTGGAATGAACCATTTTATCCTCACAAGCAAAGATTACCAGAACTGGTTTGCTTCAAGGTTCAAAATCACAACTTTCACCAACGAGATGAAGTGGTATAGTACGGAGAGAATCCAAGGGCAGGAAGACTACAGTATCGCAGATGCCATGCTGACATTTGCCAAAGAGAAAGGCATTTCTGTGAGAGGCCATAACATTTTGTGGGACGATGAGAAATATCTGCCTCAATGGATCAAGACCCTTTCACCAGAGGATTTAAAGAAAGCAGCAGCAAAAAGAACCAGGTCTGTGGTTTCAAGATACAAAGGACAAGTGATTGCATGGGATGTGATGAATGAGAATCTCCACTTCCACTTCTTTGAGGACAACCTCGGCCAAAATGCCTCTGCAAAAGCATATGCAGCAACTTTCGCGCTTGATCCAGGGACACAGATGTTCCTGAATGAGTTTAACACCATTGAATATAGTGGGGATAAGATAGGCAGCCCTGTCAAATATATACAGAAAGTTAAGGAGATTCGGTCATTTCCAGGAGTTGCTGGAATGTCACTAGCAATAGGGTTGCAAGGCCATTTTGCTGTTGGCCAGCCAAACCTTGCTTACATGAGATCATCTCTTGATCTTCTTGCTACAACTGGACTTCCAATATGGCTCACAGAAGTCAATGTGGATCCACAACCAAGTCAG GCAGAGTACTTGGAACAGGTACTAAGAGAGGCGTATTCTCATCCTGCTGTTGCAGGGATTATCATGTTTGCTGGCCCAGCACAAGCTGGTTTCATGCAAAGTTCTCTGGCGGATGAGAATTTCAGAAATACTCCGTCTGGGGATGTTGTGGACAAGCTCATCAAGGACTGGGGAACTGGGCCTAATGTTGCCACAGCAGATGGCAGAGGAATAGTAGATATCTCACTGCACCATGGAGATTATGATGTAACTGTTATACATCCTCTATTCCACTCCCCTAGAAAGTTGAATCTAAGTGTAAATAGAGATTTTTCACTTGAAACCATTGATGTGAAAATGCATTAA
- the LOC137828691 gene encoding octanoyltransferase LIP2, mitochondrial-like, translating to MRGLRSLEVWKLGVVNYIDALKLQEKLALDRKLHRRCDTLLSLQHPPTYTVGKRQTVHNLLIPQSELEKIGAELHYTQRGGDITFHGPHQAILYPIISLRDIGLGARSFVEKIESTMIELAAMYDVKACPGQSGETGVWVGERKIGAIGVRISSGITSHGMAFNIDPDLSYFRHIVPCGIADKEVTSLRRETNVVLPEGEIVQEQLISCFARIFGYSNLIWKEDASV from the coding sequence ATGAGGGGTTTGCGAAGCCTTGAGGTCTGGAAACTAGGAGTTGTCAACTATATTGATGCATTGAAACTGCAGGAAAAACTGGCCTTGGATAGAAAGCTTCATAGGAGATGTGATACTCTTCTGTCTTTGCAACACCCGCCTACATACACTGTTGGCAAAAGGCAAACTGTTCACAATTTGTTAATCCCCCAGTCAGAGTTGGAAAAAATTGGAGCTGAACTTCACTACACACAAAGGGGAGGAGACATTACCTTTCATGGTCCCCACCAAGCCATTTTATATCCTATCATATCACTTCGTGATATTGGGCTTGGTGCTAGGAGTTTTGTGGAGAAAATTGAGTCAACCATGATTGAACTGGCTGCAATGTATGACGTGAAAGCTTGTCCTGGACAAAGTGGTGAGACTGGGGTATGGGTTGGAGAAAGGAAGATAGGTGCTATTGGCGTTAGGATATCGAGTGGAATCACTTCTCATGGGATGGCATTTAACATTGATCCTGATTTAAGCTACTTTAGGCACATTGTTCCTTGTGGAATTGCAGATAAAGAAGTAACTTCTTTGAGAAGGGAGACAAATGTTGTCCTTCCCGAGGGAGAAATAGTACAGGAACAATTGATTTCATGTTTTGCCAGAATCTTTGGTTATAGTAACCTGATTTGGAAAGAGGATGCTTCAGTTTAA
- the LOC137828898 gene encoding ADP-ribosylation factor-like protein 8b isoform X2, giving the protein MGLRIWGAFVNWLRSLFFKQEMELSLVGLQDAGKTSLINVIATGGYSEEMIPTVGFNMKKITKGNVTIKLWDLGGQPRFRSMWERYCRAVSAIVIELHDLLSKPSLDGIPILILGNKIDKPGALSKQGLTDQMGLKSITDREVCCFMISCKNSTSIDTVVDWLVKNSKSIN; this is encoded by the exons ATGGGGTTGCGGATATGGGGAGCCTTCGTCAATTGGTTACGCAG TCTCTTTTTCAAGCAAGAAATGGAGTTATCTCTGGTTGGTCTTCAGGATGCGGGGAAAACGTCACTAATAAATGTCATTGCA ACTGGTGGATATAGTGAAGAGATGATTCCCACG GTAGGATTTAATATGAAAAAGATAACTAAAGGGAATGTGACAATAAAGTTATGGGACCTTGGAGGTCAACCAAGGTTTCGCAGTATGTGGGAGAGATATTGTCGTGCTGTTTCAGCAATTGT AATTGAACTTCATGACTTGTTAAGCAAACCTTCTTTAGATGGGATTCCCATTCTAATTTTGGGTAATAAGATTGACAAACCTGGAGCATTGTCCAAGCAAGGCCTCACAGATCAGAT GGGACTGAAATCCATCACTGATAGAGAAGTTTGTTGCTTCATGATCTCCTGTAAAAACTCTACCAGCATTGATACAGTTGTTGATTGGCTTGTAAAAAATTCTAAATCAATAAACTGA